CTATATGTTCGAATAATCTAAAAAAACCCAACAAAACAAAATCTCCCCCTTCGCTTCGAGCACCAAACGTTTGGATACATTATACCAGAAACGATTTCCACAGTAATGACGTCGATTTCGAATTTTCCGGGTTGGTATtacatttcgagaaaaaaacccGGTTTCTACATTTAGTCCCTCATCGAACGGAAAACCTGTGCCGCTTCGCTAAGCGTATTCCCAAACGCGATTTAAATTGTGCGAGATCTGGCAGCCTCTCCCATAAATCCAGATATGAGTGAAATATTACCGGTAGGTAATTAACCGGAAAAGGTGTTGTGTAGGTGGCACTACTGCATTTCAGCATAAGTGTAAATCTTGTTATGATATTTTGATTTACGCTATGAGATTCTACATACGTTTGAGGGTTAAGGTCACGGTGTAACCGTGCTGCGGTTCAGGGATGGTTTCATGCTTCTCTTGATTATAGAATCTTGTTTATTTGCAGTTAACGTAGGACAGTATTGTAATGACTGTTTCCATAGGTGAATATGCTTCTGTTTGGTTAATTGCTAGATCAATCATGTGATAGTAACATCTGGTAAAGGATATACCCAGTGTGAAACGAATAATAAATAGGTAGTTAATGATATAAATGTTCAGCAAAAGAAGAAAGTAACGCTCGTGTTGAGTAAAATCTTCCACGATTCAACTCCTACCTACATTATCATCATTATTGTATAATGAATTTGTTTGACTATTTTGACTGAGAAAGTATTGATAACCAGCCATAGTTCCTAAATAATGTTGCAAGTTGGATGAAGTAACATATATGAAGTAAATTTTCAAGGAGGTTTTCCGTTATTCGTGGATAAATtgcaaatattccagtcccatatttttttctgattcagaatatacagggagagtcgttgattcgtacaaatatttcaacagtagattcttgaggtcaaaagaaacactcttttcctataacattttttccaaatcggccctgataaaaagatatagtcattttaagttttcatcatGAGCTATGCCTCCCCTGGAGAAGTAAAATTCCATTCAGAATAACAACCCAAATCTATGacaacactacacatctgtgaatcttttaaatagagttgcattcagccaaagacctaattttccgaatttgacagatatttaaaaaaaataattttttatgtactttttaatttttgaacatcaaattactcgaaaatggcgcataaTACGAGAAATAtggggaatacttttatttcacaaagcgttcaaatatttatcagatagcgtcaaacttatattcaagagttggattctttgaatttttggtatttttatggtacctacgttatggtcataatgagaaaactggaagacgtgggtaatatatatcttgtgttcgaaaaagattaatcaaataaatgaaaaactatattccgaaattcatttcattcgatagaaccgtttgtgagatagaactaagaataatttttttatggtttttcaacagtctgcatcttttaaaccgagccgattcggaaaaaatggtgagggaaaaaagtatttcttttaacctcaggaatctactgttaaattattcgtaccagtcaaagactcaccctgtttaaTAAACGTCATGTCTCtaattgttctttcaataaaaactcaaaaactagttcggtcaagttggcgggttatttttattgacaaTACGATAATGAACTTAAAGCTACttacatccagtttcataatcgaatttaacatcactttaagcttaaagcttcctttactgtcatttttagtagggttaaaggaagctttaaaattaaagcgactttaggtttgattatgaaaccggccgtaagtatATATGTCGTGTCAGGTTAAGAGATACTTTGaaaatcactttcattccggataatATTTGAGAACATGCTcggaaaatgaggaaataaCGAGAATTTCCAGGACTACTTCATATTTATTacttatcatattatcaatccATGATGGTGAACTTGACCGAACTatatagtttttgagtttttttttcattggaagaacaattagaaACACGATGTTTATTATACATGCAGGGTTAGATCtttttagaggctgactatataggaatatcgaaaaccgttaaaaataaagggtggcttaaattacaaaaaagtagtacaccagtataatggCTATGgaggattatgactacacaccgaatttcgtgtagttatctccaaaaacaaatgagttatgaagaaaaaatgataatcttgattttcagttttttcgagatatctcaggaaccatcagagatatttgggaactgtttacacccaccccctcatccttgaataacgcaattTTTCCGTAATTTAAGCTACTCTGTATTTCCAACGGTTTTctatatccctgtagtccccctctaaatagttctaaccctgtatattgtcaataagaaaaaaatatggggttacatttgaaaaaatgcatgTTATTACTACTATATCACGGATGCGGTGGACttgaaaaatctttgactacgccactgcattctataTTAAACATTGCTGTAGAAACTTTACGGAATAGAGGCACCAACTCAAAGTCTAAGGTATAATTATACCAAAGggtacttgaaaacaaaaggaaGATAGAGGTCaaatcgaattttgcccaccccgtAAATAACCCAAAAATTTAAGTCTTTTCGGCTCAAAATTCGATAATTACACATTTGAACAAAAAGATACTGATATCTTTCCTAGCAACAAGCTCTCAAAAATATCCAGAACAAATGATTTTCAGATCTCTCGCTTATTGCTATATTAGTTCAGAGTGCTCCAAGTTGTTGTTGGAACCTTAGGAGAAACAACGAAAATGTCAAATGTCTAGTGTGAATGAGCTTAAAACGTCTGCCATTAATGCGATTAAGCAAAATGCAGTGAGATGAAATAGAGATACTAAAACTGGAAATAACGAAACATTTTATGAAATTCCCGGCAATTTTAAATAAGTCTCTGGAATTCTGCTCAGGAAACACGGTCTGAGTTTCATTTCCGCGAAGATAATTTTATAGTTGAATTCCTCCCTCGCGAAAGTACCTAAACGACGCAcataactaaaaaaaattatactccTGCACATCTTTCCGATCTCTATAGTATCCAATTAATGGAAAGCCCCATATACGAACTCATCAAGACATTTCAAATGGCGCCAGTTAAAACCTATTTAATTAGCCGAAGTTGCTCATAAATtgtgaatgaataaataattggaTAAAGCAATTTCGCTAAATGAAGGAGTCAGACAACAATTTCCTCGGAAAATCTAAGGAGGAAATGGCTCGGAAAACTGGTCGAATTGTCTTGCAAATCACACCTGGTTGTTCACGAATCGCGTAATTTGAGAGATAATTTGTTTATTAGAGCCGTTTGCCACCGTTGGAGTTAACCAGAAGGATTCAGTTTTGGACagcattattttttatttatattaacgATCTCTGATGCCATATTATGTTTCTGAAGTCAAAACCATACAATTTGTCGATGATATGCTAATGGTCAGCATGAACGAAAGCAAAATACAATCGCTAATCTGGCACCCCCATATGCGGATTTTGAAACAagaatttcagggtcgtttgtccatcgtaggtccatttttttcatttttccaggtACCGTTCTAGAGGTATGGAAAAAGAACTTTCGGTGCATTTTCAGGAGCAGCACCCCCGAAATGCAGAAATAACGTATTTTTAAtggtaaaaaatctgagaatattgagaatttaatcaatctcggcgcaaccgttcggtcttgacgaatttttaactgaacccagttttttcaggatttttcgaaggtcagctttcgagtcgtttatctcccaataaaagtaaccgcatatggaaatgtgatacatattctgaaagagcaactcttcgagcaataaatctgaaaatttcatttatgtcggtgcaaccgttcggtcttgacgaattattaactgaacccagcagtttcaggatttttcgaaggatagctttcgagtcgtttatctctcaataaaagtaattgtagatggaaatgtgatacatattttgaaagagcaactcttctagtaataaagctgagaatttcatcaatttgaaatggtttgattggaatatttataatattttaaaatatccTAGTGTAAAAAAGTGTTTTGCTTGTTCCAGCagtttgaaaaataagtattcaGAATTACTGAGAGGATATTCATAAACTATGTATACTTTCACTGTAGGTAATTGAAACATAATTCTACACTAATCATCATTCATTTATTAAGAAACATTCATCAAGTGAAGAATACATTATTTTGAGTGTTGTCCAACTTATCTtcttgtttatgttttgttttcatatgtttATGTAATCCGGCTTTCAAACTAAAACAATCACCACAAATTTCACAAATGTATGGCTTTTCCCCACTGTGTGTTCTCATATGAACTTGCAAATGAGTAGACTGGTTGAACTGCTTATGGCAAATTTGACATTCATGTGTTTTAATCCCTAAGTGAATCCTCATATGTCTTGTTGCCCCATTAGAAAAAGGGAAATTTTTACCGCAAATCGTACAAAGAAAAGGTGTCTTCTTTGACTTTTGTCCTGGAGGTGCGTAATGAGTTGTCATGTGTCGTTTTAATGAAGACATTCGAGAGAATGCCTTATTACAATTGGTGCAGTTATAATTTTTCTCCCTTGTGTGGGATGCTACATGTTCCTTCAATCTAGAGTAGGTTTTAAACGGTTTTCCACAAAGTTCGCACACCAACTTTTTATTATGACTCTTAACCATATGTTCCTCGTATTCAGATTGTTCTCTAAACGTTAGTGAACATTCTCTACAATTCAGTTCTATGATATTTCGACTCGTTTCACCATTAGTGAGTTTGGTGAGAACAAGGACTGCATTGTCTAATTCACTGTTATCAAGTTCATTATCGTTTGGGAAATCTGACtccatttttatatcaatttctgaaaaaCAGTTTATAAAAAAAAGCTATGATCCAGATGAATCTGCAAACCTTCGTCATCGTATTCGACATTTTTTTCAGAGATATATTTAAGTGTCCTCAACGAATCTGTTGCAGtctttttgaatttgaaggatAGGTTTAATGAGGTAATACAAACACGGCATATTCTAGGAACGTTTTCTCGGTGCACCTCCTGCAAAAAAAATAGGGTAGAGATCATTTACCTTGATGAGCTTCCATTTACCAGTTTGGGGAAAACACAAGcttccaatttttcaaggaaaGTTCGACCATCATAATCTAAGTCCGTTATTTTAATCGCACCAgaattttttctcaaacaaGTGGAACAAATATCCTCATCGTATGTGGAAGAGGTGTCTT
The nucleotide sequence above comes from Coccinella septempunctata chromosome 4, icCocSept1.1, whole genome shotgun sequence. Encoded proteins:
- the LOC123310655 gene encoding zinc finger protein 567-like, with amino-acid sequence MNDDPTLYETCKDTSSTYDEDICSTCLRKNSGAIKITDLDYDGRTFLEKLEACVFPKLEVHRENVPRICRVCITSLNLSFKFKKTATDSLRTLKYISEKNVEYDDEEIDIKMESDFPNDNELDNSELDNAVLVLTKLTNGETSRNIIELNCRECSLTFREQSEYEEHMVKSHNKKLVCELCGKPFKTYSRLKEHVASHTREKNYNCTNCNKAFSRMSSLKRHMTTHYAPPGQKSKKTPFLCTICGKNFPFSNGATRHMRIHLGIKTHECQICHKQFNQSTHLQVHMRTHSGEKPYICEICGDCFSLKAGLHKHMKTKHKQEDKLDNTQNNVFFT